Proteins from one Microbacterium faecale genomic window:
- a CDS encoding YihY/virulence factor BrkB family protein, with the protein MGKVMAFVDQAMKRVLRLRIVRAFFLFSDHRGGLLAAAITFRMLFAVFAAVLLGFSAAAIWLSTRDDLWDALIETVNGVVPGLLKTDDGGGTGDGRTGLIDVSQATTLGSENLVAGIIAVVALMWALVSAVGNFRISIRMVAGTRHENSNALIMRAFDLLFALSVGVLLVASAVVSFLGSAFIDPILAWAGMTSGGGAELLTRAGTVLVTFTLDAVVIAWLFWLQSGVKARVRTMIPGALIGAAGLVILQQASGLFIGGADNNPLLGSFASLIALLLWFNFSAQVVLIACAYIVVSVEEENDRVGERFGAETFKQRMVRTAERDIRVASDALRAAREDERREREKVARRRDKRAQNERAAGR; encoded by the coding sequence ATGGGGAAGGTGATGGCTTTCGTTGACCAGGCGATGAAGCGCGTGTTGCGACTGCGGATCGTGCGTGCATTCTTCCTCTTCAGCGACCACCGCGGCGGCCTCCTCGCCGCGGCGATTACGTTCCGCATGCTGTTCGCCGTGTTCGCCGCCGTGCTTCTCGGGTTCTCCGCTGCGGCGATCTGGCTGTCGACGCGCGACGACCTGTGGGACGCCCTCATCGAGACGGTGAACGGCGTCGTGCCCGGTCTTCTGAAGACCGATGACGGCGGCGGCACGGGAGACGGCCGGACCGGCCTCATCGATGTGAGCCAGGCCACGACGCTCGGATCCGAGAACCTCGTCGCCGGAATCATCGCTGTCGTCGCCCTCATGTGGGCGCTGGTGAGCGCCGTCGGCAACTTCCGTATCTCGATCCGCATGGTCGCGGGGACGCGTCACGAGAATTCCAACGCGCTGATCATGCGCGCCTTTGACCTGCTCTTCGCCCTCTCCGTCGGTGTGCTTCTCGTCGCCTCGGCCGTGGTGTCGTTCCTCGGGTCGGCGTTCATCGACCCGATCCTCGCGTGGGCGGGGATGACGAGCGGTGGTGGCGCGGAACTGCTCACGCGCGCTGGCACCGTGCTGGTGACGTTCACACTCGACGCCGTCGTCATCGCGTGGCTGTTCTGGCTGCAGTCCGGGGTGAAGGCCCGCGTGCGCACGATGATCCCGGGCGCGCTCATCGGAGCCGCCGGGCTCGTGATCCTGCAGCAGGCGTCGGGCCTGTTCATCGGCGGCGCCGACAACAACCCGCTGCTCGGTTCTTTCGCGTCACTCATCGCTCTGCTGCTGTGGTTCAACTTCTCGGCACAGGTGGTGCTCATCGCCTGTGCGTACATCGTCGTCTCTGTCGAGGAAGAGAACGATCGCGTCGGCGAGAGGTTCGGGGCCGAGACCTTCAAACAGCGCATGGTGCGCACCGCTGAGCGTGACATTCGCGTCGCCAGCGA
- a CDS encoding prepilin peptidase produces the protein MTDALLVTAQLGFVAVGAWLTHIDISEHRLPNRIVAPTAVAIAVLCALAAAVTGSVAPLVSGALGALLLGGFYLVLRVASRGSLGAGDVKLALPTGLILGWDGGLALVVGAVLAFVVGGLWAVGVIVTGRGTRSTHIAFGPCIILGAVLGLAVT, from the coding sequence GTGACCGATGCGCTGCTCGTGACTGCCCAGCTGGGGTTCGTCGCCGTGGGTGCATGGCTGACGCACATCGACATCAGCGAGCACCGGTTACCGAACCGGATCGTGGCGCCGACGGCGGTAGCGATCGCCGTGCTGTGCGCGCTCGCGGCTGCCGTCACCGGATCCGTCGCGCCGCTCGTGAGCGGGGCGCTGGGAGCGCTGCTGCTCGGTGGGTTCTACCTCGTGCTCCGCGTCGCGAGCCGAGGGTCTCTCGGCGCTGGCGACGTCAAACTCGCCCTCCCGACCGGGCTGATCCTGGGGTGGGACGGCGGGCTCGCCCTCGTCGTGGGTGCCGTACTCGCGTTCGTGGTGGGCGGGCTGTGGGCCGTCGGAGTGATCGTCACCGGCCGCGGCACGCGCTCGACGCACATCGCGTTCGGCCCGTGCATCATCCTCGGAGCGGTCCTCGGCCTCGCCGTCACGTAA
- the smpB gene encoding SsrA-binding protein SmpB has translation MAREKGEKVVAVNRRARHEYAIEKTYEAGIVLTGTEVKSLRAGHANLTDGYAFVDKGEAWLDQVNIPQYSQGTWTNHAAKRQRKLLLHKDEIVKIGQKAAAGGYTLVPLRLYFSDGRAKVEIAIAKGKTQYDKRQTLRERQDKREAERAMRTRNRLGD, from the coding sequence ATGGCACGTGAGAAGGGCGAGAAGGTGGTGGCGGTGAACCGCCGCGCGCGCCACGAGTACGCGATCGAGAAGACGTACGAGGCGGGCATCGTGCTCACCGGAACCGAGGTGAAGTCGCTTCGGGCCGGACACGCCAACCTCACCGACGGATACGCCTTCGTCGACAAGGGCGAGGCCTGGCTCGACCAGGTGAACATCCCGCAGTATTCACAAGGCACCTGGACGAACCACGCCGCGAAGCGTCAGCGCAAGCTGTTGCTGCACAAGGACGAGATCGTCAAGATCGGTCAGAAGGCGGCGGCTGGCGGCTATACGCTCGTGCCCCTCCGGCTGTACTTCTCCGACGGCCGCGCGAAGGTCGAGATCGCGATCGCCAAGGGCAAGACGCAGTACGACAAGCGCCAGACCCTGCGCGAACGCCAGGACAAGCGCGAGGCCGAGCGCGCCATGCGCACGCGCAACCGGCTCGGCGACTAG
- the ftsX gene encoding permease-like cell division protein FtsX, translating into MNLSLILSEALQGLRRNASMVVSVILVTFVSLTFVGAAVLMQAQIQKTNEYFEDRAQVDIYMCSSISDGDTCVDGTATEEQIAQVEERLGGSTLAPFIEQHDFESQEDAHEALVETFDEELAGLLTVEQTSAIFHVKLLNPEQTNVIREAFSGVQGVEEIADQLEYLDPLFSTLTIATYIAVGIAALMLISAVLLIATTIRLSAFARRREVGIMRLVGASNGTIQTPFVLEGVIAAFVGAALASATVLVGVRFGVEDYLSREAGAIPWITLADAWYVVPIIVGLGVVLAAISAGVAIRRWLRA; encoded by the coding sequence GTGAACCTCTCGCTCATCCTCTCGGAGGCGCTCCAGGGGCTCCGGCGGAACGCCTCGATGGTGGTGTCGGTGATCCTCGTCACGTTCGTCTCGCTGACGTTCGTGGGCGCCGCCGTACTCATGCAGGCACAGATCCAGAAGACGAACGAATACTTCGAGGACCGCGCGCAGGTCGACATCTACATGTGTTCGTCCATCTCGGACGGCGACACGTGCGTTGACGGCACCGCGACCGAGGAGCAGATCGCGCAGGTCGAGGAGCGGCTCGGCGGATCCACCCTCGCGCCGTTCATCGAGCAGCACGACTTCGAATCGCAGGAGGACGCGCACGAGGCGCTCGTCGAAACATTCGACGAGGAGCTCGCGGGCCTGCTCACGGTGGAGCAGACGAGCGCGATCTTCCACGTGAAGCTCCTGAACCCCGAGCAGACGAACGTGATCCGCGAGGCGTTCAGCGGCGTGCAGGGCGTCGAGGAGATCGCGGACCAGCTCGAATACCTGGATCCGCTGTTCTCGACGCTCACGATCGCGACCTATATCGCGGTCGGAATCGCGGCGCTCATGCTCATCTCGGCGGTCCTGCTCATCGCCACGACGATTCGTCTCTCGGCGTTCGCACGGCGACGCGAGGTGGGGATCATGAGGCTCGTCGGAGCATCGAATGGCACGATCCAGACCCCGTTCGTCCTCGAGGGGGTCATTGCCGCCTTCGTCGGCGCGGCGCTCGCGAGTGCGACCGTTCTCGTCGGCGTGCGCTTCGGCGTCGAGGACTATCTGTCACGCGAAGCCGGTGCGATTCCGTGGATCACGTTGGCCGACGCGTGGTACGTCGTGCCGATCATCGTGGGGCTCGGTGTCGTGCTCGCGGCGATCTCTGCGGGCGTGGCGATCCGCCGGTGGCTGCGCGCCTAG
- the ftsE gene encoding cell division ATP-binding protein FtsE: MIRFENVTKRYRGTKRPALDAVDFEIERGEFVFLVGASGSGKSSCLRLILREDTPSDGRVLVLGRDTRSLSDRRTPFFRRSIGAVFQDFRLLPSKTVTQNISFALKVIGRSRAFIKSAVPEALERVGLEGMGKRMPHELSGGEQQRIAIARAIVNRPQLLLADEPTGNLDPTTSVEVMRVLEAIHAGGTTVVMATHEAGFVDKMQRRVLELRGGVLVRDEMRGSYGDTSAVSTLRAEPERGAAAIAALTAALDVQREVAGPAAEPDSGGDDIRPEPSAEKTAERAGPDDVAAEAVEDERAHESADIPEAETESAEEDVAPEDEAPSRSAFPAVDVHPDELGMADRLGLPNRDDDEVGPTS; the protein is encoded by the coding sequence ATGATCCGGTTCGAAAACGTCACCAAGCGCTATCGCGGTACCAAGCGCCCCGCGCTCGACGCCGTCGATTTCGAGATCGAGCGCGGCGAGTTCGTGTTCCTCGTGGGCGCCTCGGGGTCCGGCAAATCGTCGTGCCTGCGCCTCATTCTGCGCGAGGACACCCCGTCCGATGGGCGAGTGCTCGTCCTCGGGCGCGACACACGTTCGCTCAGCGACCGCCGCACTCCGTTCTTCCGTCGCAGCATCGGCGCCGTGTTCCAAGACTTCCGGCTGCTGCCGTCGAAGACCGTCACGCAGAACATCTCGTTCGCGCTGAAGGTGATCGGCCGTTCGCGCGCCTTCATCAAGTCCGCCGTTCCTGAGGCGCTCGAGCGCGTGGGACTGGAGGGCATGGGCAAGCGCATGCCGCACGAACTGTCCGGTGGCGAGCAACAGCGGATCGCGATCGCGCGCGCGATCGTCAACCGTCCTCAACTTCTGCTCGCCGACGAGCCGACGGGAAACCTCGACCCGACGACCTCGGTCGAGGTCATGCGGGTGCTGGAAGCGATCCACGCCGGCGGCACCACGGTCGTCATGGCCACGCACGAGGCGGGCTTCGTCGACAAGATGCAGCGCCGAGTGCTCGAACTGCGGGGCGGCGTCCTCGTTCGCGACGAGATGCGCGGGTCCTACGGCGACACCTCGGCGGTCAGCACGCTGCGCGCGGAGCCAGAACGTGGGGCAGCTGCGATCGCCGCGCTCACCGCGGCCCTCGACGTACAGCGTGAAGTCGCCGGGCCCGCGGCAGAACCCGACAGTGGCGGTGACGACATCCGGCCCGAGCCGAGCGCCGAGAAGACGGCCGAACGAGCCGGCCCCGACGACGTCGCTGCCGAGGCCGTCGAGGACGAACGCGCACACGAATCCGCCGACATCCCCGAAGCTGAGACCGAATCCGCCGAGGAGGACGTCGCGCCCGAAGACGAGGCGCCCTCGCGCTCCGCGTTCCCGGCGGTCGACGTGCATCCCGATGAGCTCGGCATGGCCGACCGGCTCGGGCTGCCGAACCGTGACGACGACGAAGTGGGACCGACCTCGTGA
- a CDS encoding TetR/AcrR family transcriptional regulator — protein sequence MARSSDSTDVDPRALRSRRLLHDAMRDLLARTPLADIGVAELCRAAGVHRTTFYGHYDSVGDLAADVYASIIDEASSVVPAHDAPLPEISNDYLRATVAVLDAVAAERDAIRALLDSSVSLNFRQRMRTHFLKRATDAIDVIRARGVDLPRDAAVGAAVIAGGTVSAIELWAQIDSDDAETFAERIRANMPAWWP from the coding sequence ATGGCCCGATCCTCCGACTCGACCGACGTCGACCCGCGGGCACTGCGCAGCCGCCGACTGCTACACGATGCGATGAGGGATCTGCTCGCCCGGACCCCGCTCGCTGACATCGGCGTGGCCGAACTGTGTCGCGCGGCGGGTGTGCACCGTACGACGTTCTACGGACACTACGACAGCGTCGGCGACCTCGCCGCCGACGTGTACGCATCGATCATCGACGAGGCGAGTTCGGTTGTGCCCGCTCACGATGCGCCGTTGCCAGAGATCTCGAACGACTACCTGCGCGCGACGGTGGCCGTGCTCGACGCCGTCGCCGCCGAGCGCGATGCGATCCGCGCCCTGCTCGACTCGTCCGTCTCGCTCAACTTCCGCCAGCGCATGCGCACGCACTTCCTGAAGCGCGCCACCGACGCGATCGACGTGATCCGCGCACGCGGCGTCGACCTCCCCCGCGACGCGGCCGTCGGCGCGGCCGTGATCGCGGGGGGCACGGTCAGTGCGATCGAGCTATGGGCGCAGATCGACAGCGACGACGCCGAGACGTTCGCCGAACGGATCCGCGCGAACATGCCTGCGTGGTGGCCGTAA
- the pepN gene encoding aminopeptidase N → MSTNLAANLTREETAARSAALSLRSIRVELDVSAAPDPDETGFITNTTLRFGATAEQTWIDFIGQSVDRVVVNGVDHPVIWDGARIVVTGLADDNEVRIEAVGAYSRSGEGMHRFVDPVDGETYLYTQYEPADSRRVMACFEQPDMKAAYTFVVTSPTGWEILSNQRAVVTTGGGSAQTVEFAETLPMSSYITAVAAGPYHRVHDVWTRGNQRVEMRALCRASLAEHLDHREIFEITRQGLDFFTDAFGVDYPWGKYDQIFVPEYNLGAMENPGLVTFTEQLVFRGASTDAQHEVRANTILHEMAHMWFGDLVTMTWWDDLWLKESFADYMGSHASVAATRFSDAWATFANRRKAWAYEQDQLPSTHPIVADIPDLEAAKLNFDGITYAKGASVLKQLVAFVGEEAFFAGSRAYFRDHAYGNTTLDDLLVALEAASGRDLRAWSRAWLETSGMSTLRFNEDRTAIVQSDPRPHRLRVGLFAEQNGSLVRTGQIDLDIADASTSIELPADADLALINDGDLTYAKVRLDDRSLTAVERGLATIDEALTRGLVWSALWNAVRDGQLGALRYLEIVRRHAPAERNVSILAGTLANAAFTVEHYLPAELRDGARPAWLDTVWQGLASAAPGSDAQLSWARALGRAAAFHDGRAGELRAILAGDQPGPDGLPLDADLRWVWVQALAATGAADETDIRAELARDDTMSGRTEATEALAARPTVDVRAAAWNAAWTDETLSNDHLGATIAGFGAGGRRDLISQFDEEYFVRIRETWQTRSIETARRLVRGMFPETETLDLVDAWLDDNVAAPGALRRLVVEQRDHLARGLAVRAANS, encoded by the coding sequence ATGAGCACTAACCTCGCTGCCAACCTCACGCGCGAGGAGACCGCGGCGCGATCCGCCGCCCTCTCCCTGCGCAGCATCCGCGTCGAGCTCGACGTCTCCGCGGCGCCGGACCCCGACGAAACCGGGTTCATCACCAACACCACGTTGCGCTTCGGTGCCACAGCGGAGCAGACCTGGATCGACTTCATCGGGCAGTCGGTCGACCGCGTCGTCGTCAACGGCGTCGACCACCCGGTCATCTGGGATGGGGCGCGCATCGTTGTCACGGGTCTGGCCGACGACAACGAGGTGCGCATCGAAGCGGTGGGCGCGTACAGCCGCTCGGGCGAGGGGATGCACCGCTTCGTCGACCCGGTGGACGGCGAGACCTACCTCTACACGCAGTATGAGCCCGCCGACTCGCGGCGAGTCATGGCCTGCTTCGAGCAGCCCGACATGAAGGCCGCGTACACATTCGTCGTCACGTCCCCGACGGGGTGGGAGATCCTGAGCAACCAGCGCGCCGTGGTGACCACGGGTGGCGGATCCGCGCAGACGGTCGAGTTCGCCGAGACGCTGCCGATGTCCTCGTACATCACTGCGGTCGCCGCAGGCCCCTACCACCGGGTGCACGACGTCTGGACGCGTGGCAACCAGCGCGTCGAGATGCGCGCCCTGTGCCGCGCTTCACTCGCCGAGCACCTCGACCATCGTGAGATCTTCGAGATCACGCGCCAGGGGCTCGACTTCTTCACCGACGCGTTCGGCGTCGACTACCCGTGGGGCAAGTACGACCAGATTTTCGTTCCCGAATACAACCTCGGTGCGATGGAGAATCCCGGGCTCGTCACGTTCACCGAGCAGCTCGTCTTCCGCGGAGCTTCGACCGACGCGCAGCATGAGGTGCGGGCGAACACGATCCTCCACGAGATGGCGCACATGTGGTTCGGCGACCTCGTGACGATGACGTGGTGGGATGACCTCTGGCTCAAGGAGTCGTTCGCCGATTACATGGGGTCCCACGCCTCGGTCGCGGCCACCCGATTCAGCGATGCGTGGGCGACGTTCGCGAATCGCCGTAAGGCCTGGGCGTACGAGCAGGATCAGCTGCCGTCGACGCACCCGATCGTGGCCGACATCCCCGACCTCGAAGCGGCGAAGCTGAACTTCGACGGCATCACGTATGCCAAGGGAGCCTCGGTGCTCAAGCAGCTCGTGGCGTTCGTGGGGGAAGAGGCGTTCTTCGCGGGATCTCGGGCGTACTTCCGCGACCACGCCTACGGCAACACGACGCTCGATGATCTCCTCGTGGCGCTCGAGGCGGCTTCCGGTCGCGACCTGCGCGCATGGTCCCGGGCATGGCTCGAGACGTCGGGAATGTCGACCCTCCGGTTCAACGAGGACCGCACCGCGATCGTCCAGTCGGATCCGCGTCCGCATCGACTGCGTGTCGGACTGTTCGCCGAGCAGAATGGTTCGCTCGTCCGGACCGGCCAGATCGACCTCGACATCGCGGATGCGTCGACCAGCATCGAGCTCCCCGCCGATGCGGACCTCGCGCTCATCAACGACGGCGATCTGACCTACGCCAAGGTGCGCCTCGACGACCGCTCGCTCACCGCCGTCGAACGCGGGCTTGCCACGATCGACGAGGCGCTCACGCGTGGCCTGGTGTGGTCGGCGCTCTGGAACGCCGTACGCGACGGTCAGCTCGGGGCGCTGCGCTACCTCGAGATCGTGCGCCGGCACGCTCCCGCCGAACGAAACGTGTCGATCCTCGCTGGCACGCTGGCGAACGCCGCCTTCACCGTCGAGCACTACCTGCCGGCCGAGCTGCGAGACGGCGCCCGCCCCGCGTGGCTCGACACCGTCTGGCAGGGTCTCGCATCGGCCGCCCCCGGCAGCGACGCACAGCTGTCGTGGGCACGCGCGCTCGGCCGCGCCGCCGCATTCCATGACGGTCGCGCCGGCGAGTTGCGCGCGATCCTTGCCGGCGACCAGCCCGGGCCCGATGGGTTGCCCCTCGATGCCGATCTGCGGTGGGTCTGGGTCCAGGCGCTCGCCGCGACCGGTGCCGCCGACGAGACCGACATCCGCGCCGAGCTCGCGCGCGACGACACCATGTCCGGGCGCACCGAGGCCACGGAAGCGCTCGCGGCGCGGCCGACCGTCGACGTGCGTGCCGCGGCATGGAACGCGGCGTGGACCGACGAGACGCTCTCGAACGACCACCTCGGGGCGACGATCGCCGGCTTCGGCGCAGGCGGACGGCGCGATCTCATCTCACAGTTCGACGAAGAGTACTTCGTTCGCATTCGCGAGACGTGGCAGACGCGGTCGATCGAGACCGCGCGGCGCCTCGTGCGCGGCATGTTCCCCGAGACCGAGACGCTCGACCTCGTCGATGCATGGCTGGACGACAACGTCGCTGCACCCGGCGCGCTGCGCCGCCTCGTGGTCGAACAGCGCGATCACCTCGCGCGCGGTCTCGCGGTGCGCGCGGCGAACAGCTGA
- a CDS encoding flavin reductase family protein encodes MQFDDSDLGDGLKVVFRDHPAAVTLITAITPDGPVGLTASSLASVAVDPPAVSFSVTRATGTAGALLGAGTIQVHFLAGHHADVASQFAVTGGDRFTDGQGWSSHPDGAPRLAGTRARFVANIVETVPVGGSVLVVAEVVAIETGETAPPLLYADRVFFTADPANAPL; translated from the coding sequence ATGCAGTTCGACGACTCTGACCTCGGTGACGGCCTCAAGGTCGTGTTCCGCGACCACCCCGCCGCGGTGACCCTCATCACGGCGATCACGCCCGACGGCCCCGTCGGATTGACGGCATCGAGTCTCGCCTCGGTTGCCGTGGATCCACCCGCGGTGTCGTTCTCGGTGACCCGGGCGACCGGCACCGCGGGCGCCCTGCTCGGGGCCGGCACGATTCAGGTGCATTTCCTCGCGGGTCATCACGCGGATGTGGCGAGTCAGTTCGCCGTCACGGGCGGCGACCGGTTCACCGACGGGCAGGGGTGGAGCAGCCACCCCGATGGCGCCCCGCGGCTTGCGGGTACGCGGGCGCGCTTCGTGGCGAATATCGTCGAGACGGTGCCGGTGGGTGGATCCGTGCTTGTCGTCGCCGAGGTCGTCGCGATCGAGACGGGCGAGACGGCGCCTCCACTGCTCTACGCCGATCGCGTCTTCTTCACGGCCGACCCCGCAAACGCCCCGCTCTGA
- a CDS encoding ABC transporter substrate-binding protein gives MNVKRILPVAAALAAASLLTACAADDPLADPETGGDEAAGSIVVGSQAYYSNEIIAEIYAQALENAGHEVDRQFTIGEREAYMPEVESGAITLFPEYTGNLLQYLDSETTARSADDVYAALEEALPDGLTALDQAEATDQDSYTVTRAFADEHDLASIADLADVSGSLTLGGPPELAERPYGPSGLESVYGIEVDFSATGDTTVEDLLAGTIDVANVFTADPRIQTEDLVVLEDPESLILASNVVPIASTAIADEIASTINEVSAALTPDALVALNVASSVDEKSSPDIAEEWLTSNGLGG, from the coding sequence ATGAACGTGAAACGCATCCTGCCCGTCGCCGCGGCGCTCGCGGCCGCGAGCCTCCTCACCGCCTGCGCGGCGGACGACCCCCTCGCCGACCCCGAGACGGGCGGCGACGAGGCGGCCGGATCCATCGTCGTCGGCTCACAGGCCTACTACTCGAACGAGATCATCGCCGAGATCTACGCGCAGGCACTCGAGAACGCCGGGCACGAGGTCGATCGGCAGTTCACCATCGGCGAGCGCGAGGCCTACATGCCGGAGGTCGAGAGCGGGGCGATCACCCTGTTCCCCGAATACACCGGCAACCTGCTGCAGTACCTCGATTCCGAGACCACCGCGCGATCGGCCGATGACGTGTACGCGGCGCTGGAAGAGGCGCTGCCGGACGGTCTGACCGCGCTCGACCAGGCCGAGGCCACGGACCAGGATTCCTACACCGTGACACGTGCGTTCGCCGACGAGCACGACCTCGCCTCGATCGCCGATCTCGCGGACGTCTCTGGGTCACTCACCCTCGGCGGTCCGCCCGAGCTGGCGGAGCGCCCGTATGGGCCGTCGGGGCTGGAGAGCGTCTATGGCATCGAGGTCGACTTCTCGGCAACCGGTGACACCACGGTCGAGGACCTGCTCGCGGGCACGATCGACGTCGCCAACGTGTTCACGGCGGATCCCCGGATCCAGACGGAAGACCTCGTCGTGCTCGAGGACCCGGAATCGCTGATCCTCGCCTCGAACGTCGTCCCGATCGCGAGCACGGCGATCGCCGACGAGATCGCGTCGACGATCAACGAGGTCAGCGCCGCGCTCACGCCGGACGCGCTGGTCGCGCTCAACGTCGCCAGCAGCGTCGACGAGAAATCGTCGCCCGACATCGCCGAGGAATGGCTCACCTCGAACGGACTCGGCGGCTGA
- a CDS encoding ABC transporter permease: MTLLTDAIAWIFASEQWSGDGALPILFFEHLWLTAVGVIAAAIIAAPAGWLIGHTGRGREIAVGLTGAARAVPSFGLLLLLVLLFGVLHKPEAAIVTFVILAVPSLLAGAYAGLEAIDRQTVGAARAVGMSEWQIFFRVELPLSLPLLIGGLRSATLQVVATVTIAAYVNLGGLGMPIITGLALRRYDMVLGAAILVALLALAIDGVLAITQRFATPRGVRAGRGTVRRARRRPAASARQHTSA; this comes from the coding sequence ATGACGCTCCTCACCGACGCGATCGCCTGGATCTTCGCCTCCGAGCAGTGGAGCGGCGACGGCGCCCTGCCCATTCTCTTTTTCGAGCATCTGTGGCTCACGGCGGTCGGCGTCATCGCCGCCGCGATCATCGCGGCGCCCGCCGGATGGCTGATCGGACACACCGGTCGCGGCCGTGAGATCGCCGTCGGACTGACCGGTGCGGCACGCGCCGTTCCGTCGTTCGGGCTGCTCTTGCTGCTCGTGCTGCTGTTCGGTGTGCTGCACAAGCCGGAAGCGGCGATCGTGACGTTCGTGATCCTCGCCGTGCCGTCGCTGCTCGCGGGCGCGTACGCGGGACTTGAGGCGATCGACCGTCAGACGGTCGGAGCCGCGCGCGCGGTCGGGATGTCGGAATGGCAGATCTTTTTCCGCGTCGAGCTTCCCCTCAGTCTTCCGCTGCTGATCGGCGGCCTCCGGTCCGCCACGCTCCAGGTCGTCGCGACCGTGACGATCGCCGCGTACGTCAATCTCGGCGGGCTCGGCATGCCGATCATCACCGGGCTCGCGCTGCGCCGCTACGACATGGTGCTCGGGGCCGCGATCCTCGTCGCCCTGCTCGCGCTCGCCATCGACGGCGTCCTCGCGATCACCCAGCGCTTCGCGACCCCGCGCGGGGTGCGCGCCGGGCGCGGCACCGTCCGTCGCGCGCGCCGCCGGCCGGCCGCGTCCGCCAGACAACACACGTCAGCCTGA
- a CDS encoding ABC transporter permease, giving the protein MGWALDNLPLIGSLAVDHLRQSVIAIVGAFLLSLPLGWAAWRYRRARAILLTASGLLYTIPSLALLLILPLVAGFPATSETNLILALILYAIAIMVRAVTEGLDSVDPAVRQAATAIGYGGGRRFWTVDLPLAGPVVLAGVRVAAVSTISLATVGILVGVTNLGYLFTNGLQRRIIAEILAGLIAVALVALLVDALLVIARRVLLPWERRARLGSERIGAAS; this is encoded by the coding sequence ATGGGCTGGGCTCTCGACAACCTGCCGCTGATCGGCTCGCTCGCGGTGGATCACCTCCGGCAGAGCGTCATCGCGATCGTGGGGGCGTTCTTGCTCTCGCTGCCGCTCGGCTGGGCAGCCTGGCGTTATCGCCGAGCGCGCGCGATCCTGCTCACCGCGTCGGGCCTGCTGTACACGATTCCGTCCCTCGCACTGCTGCTGATCCTGCCCCTCGTCGCTGGATTCCCCGCGACGAGCGAGACGAACCTCATCCTCGCCCTCATCCTCTACGCGATCGCGATCATGGTGCGCGCCGTCACCGAGGGGCTCGACTCGGTCGACCCGGCGGTCCGCCAGGCCGCCACGGCCATCGGATACGGGGGAGGGCGGCGCTTCTGGACGGTCGACCTGCCGCTCGCCGGTCCGGTCGTCCTCGCCGGTGTGCGCGTGGCCGCGGTGAGCACGATCTCGCTCGCCACGGTGGGGATCCTCGTGGGCGTGACGAATCTCGGGTACCTCTTCACGAACGGACTGCAGCGCCGGATCATCGCCGAGATCCTGGCCGGACTCATCGCCGTCGCGCTCGTGGCCCTCCTCGTCGATGCACTCCTCGTCATCGCCCGCCGCGTGCTGCTGCCGTGGGAGCGCCGCGCCCGTCTCGGATCCGAGCGGATCGGAGCGGCATCATGA